gaatttaaaataacactCACCGATAAATACTTAGTACTTTAGtagtcttttaatttttttgaattcgcTGTCTTTCATgcacatcatcatcatcattctaATCAAATTGTACATTTTCAGTTAATCATTCATTGACAATGTAGATTTATAAAAACAAgacaatgcaaaataaaatataaataaaacacaaacttttgctttttttttcgaaaaataaaaactcaaatatttacatttaattaagtttaatgtaaatattttagaaaatatccaTTGTAACAACGCTTGGATGTTCGATTGTATAACTGTGACTTACACTTACTTACTTACAGTATTTATAGTCTATTACTCAACAGAtgttacaattacaatttaaaaaaagtggtggtggtggtgatagttgttgttgtataatatttacaaacaaacggtttatttcatttttgtaacGTTTTATCACATACATATTGATTTAATTCAGTATTAAACGAAAACGTTACATCGgtcttatttattttcaatactcGATATAATTGTTCGTCTGCCAAGTCTTCAAAAGACGCTATAATCGGAATATTGTCAAGATTCATTACATATGCCGATCCTTCTTCGTGTTTgtaaatcgatataatatttgaataaatcaaCGGAAACGTTATATTGTAATCAATTTGTCGTACTTCGGTTTGACCGTATAAATCGTATTCtatatgtatactttttttattttttctttcaatagTCAACGTTGGCCGGTTTGGCAGAACGTATTCCAAATCGACGTCTTTgcttttattcacaatatctatgcgtaaaattattttatttgtttcgcTATTCATTACTATGTACTCTGTAACAGTATAATTTCCAAATTCTGCAATTTCATAAGTTTGATACATAAATCCTAAATTTTTGTAATGCATCACGAAAGAATTTGCAGATACGGGTAAATTTCCCACTAAACTTTCGTTTTGTTTGACTTGGGCCGTAGGTGCGTTGGGAACAGACGTTTCGCCAAACAAACCTATTAAGCCGGGCATTGGATATTTAAGTTGTTCCTCGACAGATTCTTTTGTGTGTACAACACGATATTGTACCCAAAATCGAGCTAAATACCGCGTGTTGGCGTTTGATTGACAATAAGCCAAATGCGATGCTTGTGCTCGTACGTTAAATTGTCTGTCTGACGTAAAAAACCGTATATACCGGGAAAACGGCCGAACACGGATGCCAAACGGAGCGTCTGGTtctataaatgatttatttgtaGTTTTACACCCAAAAAGCCCAATATTGCCCAGAGGTATAGTGggatgtagtaatattttattgacaatcgGCCAAACATcttttaatgtttgtttatcGCGTAATGAATTatccatgtaataataataaagagttTTTTCAGAAATAGTTTCTAAAAGCGTGCAATACGTTGGAATTGGTGGTTTGTAACTGATCCAAGAACCGTCTATATGCAATCCGGAATCGTTAACTTTATACGTAATCGTAGCTAAAACGTTTTTACGAGCatttatgtattgtttattttgaacaGCCGTGTCCAAAGAGTTGAGAAAATAAGATGCTAATAACCACGGTCCGAGTAGTTGTGCCGAATGGTACGAATGACGATTTGTGTTAAAAACGTGCGCTGGGTCcggtattattttcattattatttctgaTATCTTTTCACGATTAATCGAATCTCTGAGCAATAAATATTGTGCCAAAAACGAGGCCATCAATACAAAACTATATAGATTTTTACCCCAAggttgtttttcaaattttgctGGACTTTTAACGTCAAAAACCGTTAAAACTCTGCTAATAAAATCATCAACGTACGCTTTTATTGTCGAAACTTCAGACTCGTATTctgagatattttttaatttttgagtatGTAAAAATCTCACGGCTTCCAACATGACCGTACATATATTAGATCAATCTTCACTTTTGGTGTTCCAATCTTTATATATTCCAGTGTTTGTCAGAGTCTcgacattttgtattttataaccgTTTAAATTTGTTGGTAAACGAGGGTATTGTGGTATATATCGACGGGCTCGGTTCAAATCTAACACGCGATCGATTGTCATGTTTTCTGtaaattgttgattattatcgaagattattttatttaaagtaagCGACACGTCTTTGTTTACCGATATTATTGTACTGTTTTCGTAAATTTGTTCCATGTTATTTTTCGAATCAACGTCTATAATTTTTTGTCCGTCATCGGTCGGATGTTTTTCTGCTATCGGATTTACCGTCAAAACGTCATTGTCGATTGATcttttaacgttatttttttcttcataatctTTTGCTTTGactagttttatatattattattattttgtatacatttttcgcGATGTATTACATTTCGAGTATTATCCATatccatatatttataataatttatattctattctGCAGTTATGGATTACGTAACACGAAAACGTTTTCGTTAATCAGACTAATCTATATTTGTgatgaaaaatgtaatgtaatgtattgTTGATTTAACGCTATATTAATAACgaatattgtactttttttttttttacatcaaataATCAAGTTGTTACAGTTTATCAAAtgcgattatttttaataaaacaataatgattattttatgagtttaattcaaaaaaaaaaaatattgattaagttttgaaaaaaccAGGTTGGTATCTAATTATTACCggatatttatcaaattttggaTCATACGGTTGTCTCAAAGTGCAATTAATGTAGAATAAATAAAGTATGTTCCGAACAGGGtgagactctcagcgatttttATGCTTTTCgattgacgaaaaaaaaaaaataaaaagtctatAGACATATTATGAGAAGGAGGGGTGAATTGTTGCGCGGGAAAGGAACGGCGCAAGCGCGTACCGACGACTGTCAAAAAAAAAGTGGGGACGACGTCGACCGTCGCGCGCCGGCGGAACCGGTACGCGGCGTACGTACTCTTGTCCCCTGAAAAAAAGACAGTACGTAGGTCTCTTAATTATTAAGGTAATATTACATGAAATGTTAATTGTATATGACAAAGAGAAATATTACATTCGGCATGTCGATATtgagtatattaatattctgaACGTAacacgtgaaaaaaaatattttcagtttttagaGACAGTACGTAGGTCTCTGAAAccaaatatgataaatttagatttaattCTGTACTAAATTTTTacgtatcaatatttataataataataataataataataatatgtacttaaccAGTGTATAatgaaactattaattaaaaaatataaaaacaatttttttaacttttggaaGACAGTATGTAGGTCTCTAAACGTGCTAAATTTAGATTTTCAAccttatttgtaaaaaaaaaaatatttttacataatattaattgtacgcACACAAAGACGTTTTGTAATtctctataataaaattatagatcgaaaagtataaaaaaattttttaacttttggaaGACAGTATGTAGGTCTCTAAACGTTCTAAATTTAGATTTTCAacctaatttgtaaaaaaaaaaaatatttttacataatattaatattgtatacacacacaaaGACGTTTTGTAATtctctataataaaattatagatcgaaaagtataacaaaattttttaacttttgagaGACAGTATGTAGGTCTCTGAATCTGTTAAATTTAGGTTTTAAAGACAGATATTTTTAACATGTTATTCATCCGgacaaaacacaaaaatacacAATCGCCGAAGCGTAAAGCATTGTTTAAATTGTCGTAAACATATATTccttatgtaaatatttttaataatatgttttttttttgttacaatattattattttattttttgtcacaaCAGAATCAACACGCACGACAATACTATCCACTATTATCGTACAAGGAGAgacaacaacgacgacgacactGACgacacacttttttttaaataataaaaaattaaataattataacaaatacaattttattaaattatattataataatatagtctttcaatatatgaattattttttttttgtttaaatgtttgtattttaaaaaaaaaaaatatcttataaacgTCTAAATAAAGCTATATcgtcaataacatattatattataaattatacattatacatgttatacttttttacacacacacacacaataataatataatcagtagagcatatttttaatattttgataaacgtaaaagtttataatgtaaaagtataaaatataattataaataaagtttatatttattgaaattttcattgagtaaataattaatattactatttttcgtCTTCAGACTCATCAGAATAGTCTTCGTTGTTGGTATTTTCGATAAAACTGTCTGCATCACTATTGTACGTACAatcattattaatgtttttgtctTCGTAATCGTTTGAATTCTTAGTCGGTATTGTAAACTCAGCACTTTTTATTAACAAACCTGAAATGGGTTCTGCAATAGTTGCCAATTTTGGTAcgtctaaaataatatcattgtcatCGTCGTCACACGTTAAACtcgttttatgttttttcacaattttgttCACATGACTTTTAATCATAGATCTATAGACAAAAGAACTATAATTTCGTAACGTCAAATCTTTTGTAACCATGGAATTCGGCATTTTTATTTGTCTGTAAACAACGTCTGCGGGTTTTATTGTTGGTGTTTTTAACATCCATCGTTTCAATATTGTCGAAATTGTATCGATTGCGTCTCTTTGATTACACGTATCGTCCTCGTCAAACCAAGATAAATCTATAAAATCGTATAACCGTGTATACAttctattttgaaaaaatgtataaaatttccAATTGGCTCTTTCCGAGTCAGAACCCATGTTTCGAGTCAAATGTGTATTGCGACATCGGACTATGTTGCTATCGATAACGGTCAAGATATCTAAACGGCAgcgaaaaaatttataaaaatttgtgtCTTTTAGATTATCAAAAACGTCATCGAAAGAATCGAAAAATTCAACATGTTTTTTATTCTGAAGATTTGGAGTTGTATTTCCAAATTGTTTTACGTACGCGTCCATGAGTTTCCACAACAAATGCCATTCTAAAACGTTCAACGGTGATCTATCCATCACGGTTACATTTGTACTTTTAAGTACATCTAACATACCGGCGCATACGTATCCCATTGTTGACGGTGCGTAAGTTGTACTGTTTACAATGTTTCtaaatttttgaacttttaacaCTGGGCCGTTTGTAATCGCTTGTAATATTGATGATTTTTTACAACAAGAAGTTCCGTCTAAACACAATAcgtttgttttagagttttttatagttttatccaATATAGTTTCGATccgatttaaaattgttttataagattcgtttgacgacgacgacgacgacgacgacataatATTAGTAGGTTCACACATTTTACGTATATAAttacgattatataatatagaaaactatttcgacggatttttttttcaaatacacttataagtaatataaaatggAATATACTTCCGTAGATCACAAGAATGCAGAAAAATACGcggaatataattttaaagtaagaaTGTTGGAACGTTTGTTAAAAAAAGCTCCTCACTTGGCCAGCTATTTAGAATACACTGTGCGTGACGCGACTTCTGCAGATTTTTATATACCAATTTCActgaaaaacaaatgtaaaattattgacattaaaatatCGAAACGATTATGCGAAAAATTATCATGCAATAAGACTCGTGAAAAAGACATGTGCACACCCGATCATATAGCTTCTTATTACCGAGTCGGCGACGATAAATGGGACGTACAATGTCAGCCCGCGTGTTTTAACATGACGGATAAACCTACGTATGAAAAAAATGGAGAAGCTCGAACCGTCACACCTTGGTTGAACTATGCGTTTGGGGAATGTCGTGTGGTACCCCAAGAGACtgtaaattttttagaaaaaccaTTTTATCGAAGCGATGTTCAATACGAAAAACGTGTAAACGACATGCCGACCGGTTATTCTAGAATAAAAGACACTTCTGACCCATACGGTTGCGGTTTCACGTACGTAAATAACGAaacttattgtaattattacgaTACCGTTATGATCAAAGAAGAAGGTAAACAATACGGGCCGTGTTCGTACACGGGGACAGAACACGTTTTGGACGTGGTTGTTGGAATGAATCTCATCAATACTGTAAAATCAACAGTACGTAGTTACGTAATTAACCAATCTAAAGAACCTTTCGCTTTGCCTACAGATCTAGTAAAATTGCCCGAAAAACTCGATCCGTTATTAACGGTCAAAGGTTGGCGGTCGGATGTcaacacaaattttaaattaccacaGTTAATGAATGTTCCGTACGAAAAACCTATTAAATCAACACGTTCCAAACGCAATgtcgaaaaaaaatcatctacacAAATAATTGACAACaacaccgacgacgacgacgacgactacgacgacaaCAACAGGAACGACGTAGAAAACAACGAACCTATAATGACTACATctgaaaaagttgaaaaaactATACAAGTTACAATAGAATCTTTGATACAAATGGTTAAATCGCCAGAGCTTTGGGAAAGTCTTGCAATAAATCTGGCGTTCGAAACGACTTTGTCTGAACTCAGaaaattttgtgtaaaaaccaTTGAAACGCTTCAACCGGTGCtgacaaaaaatatgataacattGATGGAAAAATCTTTTTCACGACCAGTAATCACGGCTGTGGTGCGAAGTATGGCTAAAACTATGGTAACCAGAGTAGTGTTAAAAATCGCCGCAAAATCTGCATTAATGTTGGCCAAAGTTACTTTGTACGCGACCAACCCTATAAGTTGGATTTTACTCGTAGCTATGGCATTAGATTTTGCTTTTGGTTGGTGGGATCCTTATGGATATCAAAGCATAAACCCAGTCGATTTTCCGATGGCTTTTATGCGTAGCGGTGAAATTGAGCAACGGCAACGTTTTAACATGGCAACGGTTGATTACAATTTTCAACATCTTGTTGATTTGCTACTGGATTCTGATGACATTTTGGAATTTactattttagcattttttgaACGTGCGGTGTACATAAATAGTTTATCGACAAATAGTGACGgtgtttttatagataaatctGAAGTATATGATCTCTCTCAAGGTATGGATATAGATTTGAATGAGATGGCTACGAACGCGAGTTTACGTGAACTTGTAAAAAGATCTACTTTTGACAAAAAAGACTATGAcgcgtttaataaaaaatttctagACAGAGTGTCCATTACGGGTAGCTGTACCGACTACGCGACTTTGATGGCTATAGGTGTGTTGGTTTTTGCTTTTTCAGGTGTATACTTGTTGgcttttttattcttaatagtTTTGTTGATTTTGTTGGGTATAAATAGACATTTAATTAATGACGATACTGTTATAAAACTACGAGATTTATTTATATCGCAATCAGTGACCGCATGACCGCCTTGGCTCGTACacgtgacaattttttttttttacaacaatatacAGTTTAGTGCATATTCAATTGTTTTGGAAAATGGAAAATTCcgaagtttataaaaaaattgtcgatAAGTTAAATATCAACGATGTCCCTAAACCCGAACCGTTAATACCAAAATGCTCGCCGACATATACGATATTAGACTTGGAAACCGGAGAACGTTACAAAATACCGTAtggtttaaaaatcaaacatgAGTACTCGATGTCGAAAACTACTCCGGAAAAAGACATTGAAGACATACGATTCGAAAGACAATTATACGCACGTAGTAATCTCAATAAAGAACAAAGTGTTGTTTTCGATTACGTGATATCTCAATCCAAAGACATTGTAATTTTGCAAGCAGGCCCGGGTACTGGTAAAACTTTTACAATGTTGACGTTGGCTAATCATTTATCGTTAGTCACTGGAATCGTCCCAAATGTCGTAATTTACAAACGTGATTTATTACATACTTATAGATTTTCTGCTAACGGTTCTACTACGGCGTCGTTTATAATgcgtttattgaaaataaaatatttcacatatcAAACGCTTGAAATGCAACTCAGTAGTTGCATGagtgttgaacattttataaacgcTATTGTCAGTCTTTTGAAGATTATTGATCTGAACATACTTTCCGAAGACTTTGTCAACCCGTTATTGATTTTAGACGAATATACCGTAATACCGAaaccttttttgtttttaataatgatgaCATTACGTAAATACAATATTGGAGCGGTGATATGTGGTGATCGTtatcaattacaaaatatacacaacTCTAGTCACGCTGGTCAATGTTCTGCATTCAACATCGTTTCGGCTTTTTCcgctaaaatatttcatttgtctCGTAACGAACGTTGTACCGATCAATCGTACAatgaaaaagtaaattttatcgGAACTTTATCGTCGGAAAACATTTTAGACGACTGGGGTTACGCATTGATAAGTGCcatgttttatgaaaatatgacACAGAGTGTAAACACAGACGACACGATATTGTCAATGTACCACAAATATCTGACAGACAAAGTTCACGCTCTTGTACACGAACACCAAATACCCACGTCCGAATgggttatagaaaaaaaaccaagtGTAGATCACGAGAAGATATTCGGAAAACGTTTCTGCAATTCTGGTATGTATTTACCAAACCCGACGTTTAGATATCATCAAGCCGTAGA
This genomic window from Metopolophium dirhodum isolate CAU chromosome 1, ASM1992520v1, whole genome shotgun sequence contains:
- the LOC132947407 gene encoding uncharacterized protein LOC132947407, which produces MEYTSVDHKNAEKYAEYNFKVRMLERLLKKAPHLASYLEYTVRDATSADFYIPISLKNKCKIIDIKISKRLCEKLSCNKTREKDMCTPDHIASYYRVGDDKWDVQCQPACFNMTDKPTYEKNGEARTVTPWLNYAFGECRVVPQETVNFLEKPFYRSDVQYEKRVNDMPTGYSRIKDTSDPYGCGFTYVNNETYCNYYDTVMIKEEGKQYGPCSYTGTEHVLDVVVGMNLINTVKSTVRSYVINQSKEPFALPTDLVKLPEKLDPLLTVKGWRSDVNTNFKLPQLMNVPYEKPIKSTRSKRNVEKKSSTQIIDNNTDDDDDDYDDNNRNDVENNEPIMTTSEKVEKTIQVTIESLIQMVKSPELWESLAINLAFETTLSELRKFCVKTIETLQPVLTKNMITLMEKSFSRPVITAVVRSMAKTMVTRVVLKIAAKSALMLAKVTLYATNPISWILLVAMALDFAFGWWDPYGYQSINPVDFPMAFMRSGEIEQRQRFNMATVDYNFQHLVDLLLDSDDILEFTILAFFERAVYINSLSTNSDGVFIDKSEVYDLSQGMDIDLNEMATNASLRELVKRSTFDKKDYDAFNKKFLDRVSITGSCTDYATLMAIGVLVFAFSGVYLLAFLFLIVLLILLGINRHLINDDTVIKLRDLFISQSVTA